A stretch of the Lonchura striata isolate bLonStr1 chromosome 17, bLonStr1.mat, whole genome shotgun sequence genome encodes the following:
- the AURKA gene encoding aurora kinase A, which yields MDRNMKENHAACPGRAAKVSNPIGDAPRRVPVSQHSAPSRSLTTGAPARVLCPANFAQRVPAQPQKPVLSTQKQPSNQPAQQLQPKVPQQAAVRPQAASKGSEKPPQAAAPAQNPEAESTSKQKTEETKKKSEETKKRQWSLDDFEIGRPLGKGKFGNVYLAREKQSKFILALKVLFKTQLEEAGVEHQLRREVEIQSHLRHPNILRLYGYFHDVTRVYLILEHAPRGEVYRELQRLSKFDEQRTATYITELADALSYCHSKRVIHRDIKPENLLLGSNGELKIADFGWSVHAPSSRRTTLCGTLDYLPPEMIEGRTHDEKVDIWSLGVLCYEFLVGKPPFETETYQETYRAISRVEFKFPPFVTEGARDLISRLLKHNPFHRLPLKDVLLHPWITANSTKIPTSRKSDAAAPSKT from the exons ATGGACAGGAACATGAAGGAGAACCACGCTGCCtgccccggccgcgccgccaAG GTCTCCAATCCCATCGGGGATGCCCCCAGACGTGTCCCCGTGTCGCAGCACTCAGCCCCGAGCCGCTCACTGACCACTGGAGCTCCAGCCCGAGTTCTGTGTCCCGCAAACTTTGCCCAGCGAGTCCCCGCGCAACCCCAAAAACCTGTTCTGTCCACCCAAAAACAACCCAGCAACCAaccagctcagcagctccaaCCCAAAGTGCCCCAGCAGGCTGCTGTGAGACCTCAGGCTGCAAGCAAGGGCAGTGAGAAacctccccaggctgcagcacctg CACAAAACCCTGAAGCAGAAAGCACCTCTAAACAGAAAACTGAAGAGACCAAGAAGAAAAGTGAAGAGACTAAAAA AAGGCAATGGTCCCTCGACGATTTTGAAATTGGTCGtcctctggggaaaggaaaatttgggaatgtGTACCTGGCACGTGAAAAACAGAGCAAATTTATTCTCGCACTGAAAGTGCTCTTTAAAACACAGCTTGAGGAAGCTGGTGTAGAACATCAACTACGAAGAGAAGTGGAAATACAGTCTCATCTTAG GCACCCCAACATTCTCAGATTATATGGCTACTTCCATGATGTGACAAGAGTCTACCTGATCCTGGAGCACGCACCTCGTGGGGAGGTCTACAGGGAGCTTCAGAGGCTCAGCAAGTTCGATGAGCAAAGAACTGCTACT TACATCACAGAACTTGCAGATGCCCTCTCGTACTGTCACTCCAAGCGTGTGATCCACAGAGACATCAAGCCAGAGAATTTGCTGCTAGGATCCAATGGAGAGTTAAAAATTGCTGACTTTGGGTGGTCTGTGCATGCTCCATCTTCTAG GAGAACAACTCTCTGTGGGACACTTGACTACCTGCCTCCTGAAATGATTGAGGGAAGAACACATGATGAAAAGGTGGATATTTGGAGTCTGGGAGTTCTGTGCTATGAGTTCCTTGTAGGAAAACCACCTTTTGAAACAGAAACCTATCAAGAAACCTACAGAGCTATTTCCAGG gtgGAATTCAAGTTTCCTCCATTTGTAACAGAAGGTGCAAGGGATTTAATTTCCAGGCTCCTGAAGCACAACCCCTTCCATCGCCTGCCCCTGAAAGATGTgcttctccatccctggatcaCAGCAAACTCTACCAAGATTCCCACCAGCAGGAAGAGTGATGCTGCTGCCCCATCCAAAACATAG
- the CSTF1 gene encoding cleavage stimulation factor subunit 1, producing MSGRRVAAACDRRQLPRGMGGMAAPLLDPRPLRLPFLEADSRLPSMCGRSMQQPSRRSVLRARPPPPLPPPPLDALRAPAAILGAERGRQKEGSAPPRQSLLTMYRTKVSLKDRQQLYKLIISQLLYDGYINIANGLINEIKPQSVCAPSEQLLHLIKLGMENDDSAVQYAIGRSDTVAPGTGIDLEFDADVQTMSPEASEYETCYVTSHKGPCRVATYSRDGQLIATGSADASIKILDTERMLAKSAMPIEVMMNETAQQNMENHPVIRTLYDHVDEVTCLAFHPTEQILASGSRDYTLKLFDYSKPSAKRAFKYIQEAEMLRSISFHPSGDFILVGTQHPTLRLYDINTFQCFVSCNPQDQHTDAICSVNYNASANMYVTGSKDGCIKLWDGVSNRCITTFEKAHDGAEVCSAIFSKNSKYILSSGKDSVAKLWEISTGRTLVKYTGAGLSGRQVHRTQAVFNHTEDYVLLPDERTISLCCWDSRTAERRNLLSLGHNSIVRCIVHSPTNPGFMTCSDDYRARFWYRRSTTD from the exons ATGTCGGGTCGCCGTGTCGCTGCAGCGTGTGACAGACGACAGCTGCCCCGGGGCATGGGGGGCATGGCAGCCCCGCTGCTCGACCCGCGCCCGCTCCGCCTGCCCTTCCTCGAGGCTGAC AGCCGCCTCCCATCGATGTGCGGGCGCTCGATGCAGCAGCCTTCGCGGAGGAGCGTCCTGcgggcccggccgcccccgccgctgccgccgccgccgctcgatGCGCTCCGCGCGCCCGCCGCCATCTTAGGGGCAGAGCGCGGGCGGCAGAAGGAAGGCTCG GCCCCCCCAAGGCAGTCCCTGCTCACAATGTATAGGACAAAAGTCAGTTTGAAAGATCGTCAGCAACTTTACAAACTGATAATTAGCCAGCTGCTCTATGATGGATACATCAACATTGCCAATGGCTTGATAAATGAGATCAAACCACAGTCTGTGTGTGCACCCTCTGAACAACTGCTGCACTTAATTAAGTTAG gcatGGAGAACGACGACAGCGCTGTCCAGTACGCCATCGGCCGCTCGGACACGGTGGCGCCGGGCACCGGCATCGACCTGGAGTTCGACGCCGACGTGCAGACCATGTCCCCCGAGGCCTCCGAGTACGAGACCTGCTACGTCACCTCCCACAAGGGGCCCTGCCGCGTGGCCACCTACAGCAGGGACGGGCAGCTGATCGCCACGGGCTCGGCCGATGCCTCCATCAAAATCCTGGACACCGAgaggatgctggccaagagcgCCATGCCCATCGAG GTCATGATGAATGAGACAGCGCAGCAGAACATGGAGAACCACCCTGTGATCCGGACTCTGTACGATCACGTGGATGAAGTGACGTGTTTAGCTTTCCACCCAACAGAACAGATCCTGGCATCTGGCTCAAGGGACTACACACTTAAATTGTTTGATTATTCAAAACCTTCTGCCAAAAGAGCCTTCAAATACATCCAG GAAGCAGAGATGTTACGCTCCATTTCTTTCCACCCTTCTGGGGATTTCATCCTGGTGGGGACCCAGCACCCAACCCTTCGTTTGTACGACATCAACACCTTCCAGTGCTTCGTGTCCTGCAACCCCCAGGACCAGCACACCGACGCCATCTGCTCCGTCAACTACAACGCCAGCGCCAACATGTACGTGACGGGCAGCAAGGATGGCTGCATCAAACTCTGGGACGGCGTCTCCAACCGCTGCATCACCACCTTTGAGAAGGCACACGATGGAGCTGAAGTCTGTTCTGCTATTTTCTCCAAAAATTCCAAGTATATTTTGTCCAGTGGGAAAGACTCTGTGGCTAAACTCTGGGAGATATCCACTGGTCGGACGCTGGTGAAATACACAG GTGCAGGTTTGAGTGGGCGCCAGGTGCACAGGACTCAGGCTGTGTTCAACCACACAGAGGATTACGTGCTGCTGCCAGACGAAAGGACcatcagcctgtgctgctgggactcGCGGACTGCGGAGCGCAGGaacctcctgtccctgggccacAACAGCATCGTGCGCTGCATCGTGCACTCCCCCACCAACCCCGGCTTCATGACCTGCAGCGACGACTACAGGGCCAGGTTCTGGTACAGGAGGTCCACCACAGACTGA
- the CASS4 gene encoding cas scaffolding protein family member 4: MKHSLAKALYDNKAECSDELAFRRGDIVTVLEQHVPGSEGWWRCSLHGHHGLAPANRLQLLPPSAQPPAAHGIYQVPSVPSVPSVPSVPKATALSNTYEKMEGWVQPQALPAQAVYQVPALAAQLLSERTKRSTHQHLFTLPRACRASAPNIRAEVYDVPSSQHRGSLLPQSGATPPSTRKGSVLGRSTESFQAEQKQLYNIPSKPEKGGAGSQDSPAGNLYDVPPKREGDDSENKSQKKCWGHYNTLPNPRKSEWIYDIPVSPENSGFKPKPAGQSVEKQVLYDIPPARYKVQGPTSEAKAGNPQLYDIPPPQRKLPLPEIPLYDVPPSRDVLLPPQNGSSELPPRLLAAKAENQISEENVYDIPKGLPSAGHSKMEKNSDGSRDQAHGASPQLSMDAKSENESLCVSSVDSRSSTLSSSSSSSAESSSTLSPSPELVQEIKLELEAAIEALTRLQHGVSSSVASLMIFVSSKWRLQEHLEKSLEEIHRAVDHIKVSLGEFLAFAQALKGNASNLTDNNLQARIKKQLEILMNSYKILTETREALNSCSWSLEALVLRKPQNNPDDLDRFVMVARTIPDDIKRFVSIIIANGKLLFRKNEKEQEKKQTKVNLECKMAKQIPVPRRVDIEKSREIQRNAPEKSSQSRVPVEKAEENCTEDCDYVQLQAQKVISGKEVTNKSQTQSHKVLPRAKKTENPSRQQPARKFPLPEHCRLCFAALHKAIGVFTASLSSQQPPEIFISHSKLIIMVGQRLVDSLCQESQDREARSDVLQSSSRFCSLLKNLALATKSAALRFPDAEASRELREQAEQLAQYTQQFRATMD, translated from the exons ATGAAG cacagcctggccaaGGCGCTCTACGACAACAAGGCCGAGTGCTCGGACGAGCTGGCGTTCCGCCGAGGGGACATCGTGACGGTGCTGGAGCAGCACGTGCCGGGCAGCGAGGGCTGGTGGCGGTGCTCCCTGCACGGCCACCACGGCCTGGCCCCCGCCAAccgcctgcagctcctgccGCCCTCCGCCCAGCCGCCAGCCGCACACGGCATCTACCAGGTGCCCTCCGTGCCCTCCGTGCCCTCCGTGCCCTCCGTGCCCAAGGCCACGGCGCTGTCCAACACCTACGAGAAGATGGAGGGCTGGGTCCAGCCCCAGGCGCTCCCTGCCCAGGCCGTGTACCAGGTGCCGGCCCTGGCGGCGCAGCTGCTCAGCGAGAGGACCAAGCGCTCCACGCACCAG CACCTGTTCACCCTCCCCAGAGCCTGCCGGGCCTCAGCCCCAAACATCAGGGCTGAGGTGTACGATGTCCCCTCCTCGCAGCACCGCGGGTCCCTGCTCCCACAG AGTGGTGCCACTCCCCCCAGCACACGGAAGGGCTCCGTGCTGGGCAGATCCACTGAGAGcttccaggcagagcagaagcaGCTTTACAACATCCCATCCAAGCCAGAAAaaggaggagctggcagccaggaCTCACCAGCAGGCAAT TTATATGATGTCCCTCCTAAAAGAGAAGGCGACGactcagaaaataaatctcaGAAGAAATGCTGGGGCCATTACAACACTTTGCCAAACCCTCGGAAGTCCGAATGGATTTACGATATTCCAGTATCCCCTGAAAACTCCGGGTTCAAACCCAAGCCTGCTGGCCAGTCTGTGGAGAAGCAGGTGCTGTATGACATTCCTCCAGCCAGGTACAAGGTCCAAGGCCCAACCAGCGAAGCCAAGGCTGGAAATCCACAGCTGTACGACATTCCACCGCCCCAGCGGAAATTACCGCTTCCAGAAATTCCCCTTTACGACGTTCCACCCTCACGGGACGTGCTCCTCCCGCCACAGAAcggcagctctgagctgccccCGAGGCTCCTGGCTGCCAAGGCTGAGAATCAGATCTCTGAGGAGAATGTTTATGATATTCCCAAAGGTTTGCCCAGTGCTGGGCACTCCAAGATGGAAAAGAACAGCGATGGCTCCAGAGACCAAGCACACGGTGCTTCTCCACAGCTCTCTATGGATGCCAAGTCAGAAAATGAGAGTTTGTGTGTCTCCAGTGTGGACAGCAGAAGCAGCACTCTCTCCTCATCCTCCAGCTCTTCTGCTGAGTCGTCTTCAACGCTGTCACCATCACCAGAGCTTGTCCAAGAAATCAAACTGGAGCTGGAAGCAGCCATTGAGGCCCTGACTCGGCTGCAGCACGGCGTGTCCAGCTCCGTCGCCAGCTTAATGATCTTTGTGAGCAGCAAGTGGAGACTGCAGGAGCACCTGGAGAAAAGCCTGGAGGAGATCCACAGAGCAGTGGACCACATAAAGGTGTCACTGGGAGAGTTCCTGGCCTTTGCTCAAGCCCTGAAGGGAAACGCCTCCAACCTCACGGATAACAACCTGCAGGCCAGAATTAAAAAACAGCTGGAAATCCTCATGAACTCCTACAAAATATTGACAGAAACCAGGGAAGCTCTCAACAGCTGCAGCTGGTCCCTGGAGGCTTTGGTGCTCAGGAAGCCCCAGAACAACCCTGACGACCTGGATCGCTTCGTTATGGTGGCCAGGACAATTCCAGATGATATCAAGAGGTTTGTGTCCATCATCATCGCCAACGGGAAGCTGCTTTTCAGGAAGAACGAGAAGGAGcaagaaaagaagcaaacaaaagtGAACCTGGAATGCAAAATGGCAAAACAAATCCCAGTGCCGAGAAGAGTAGATATTGAGAAATCCAGAGAAATCCAGAGAAATGCGCCTGAGAAATCCAGCCAAAGCCGGGTCCCTGtggagaaagcagaagaaaattgcACTGAGGATTGTGATTATGTCCAGTTACAG GCACAGAAAGTCATTTCAGGTAAAGAAGTAACAAACAAGAGTCAAACCCAAAG Tcataaa GTTTTGCCACGTgcaaaaaagactgaaaatcccagcaggcagcagcctgcCAGGAAATTCCCCCTGCCAGAGCACTGCAGGCTGTGCTTCGCCGCCCTGCACAAGGCCATCGGCGTGTTCACCGCCAGCCtcagcagccagcagcccccCGAAATCTTCATCTCCCACAGCAAGCTCATCATCATGGTGGGGCAGAGGCTGGTGgattccctgtgccaggagagcCAGGACAGGGAGGCTCGGAGCGAcgtcctgcagagcagcagccgcTTCTGCAGCCTCCTCAAGAACCTGGCGCTGGCCACCAAGAGCGCGGCGCTCCGGTTCCCCGACGCCGAGGCCAgccgggagctgcgggagcaGGCCGAGCAGCTGGCCCAGTACACCCAGCAGTTCCGGGCCACGATGGACTGA